A genomic region of Vicinamibacterales bacterium contains the following coding sequences:
- the cheB gene encoding chemotaxis-specific protein-glutamate methyltransferase CheB, protein MSEVIRVLVVDDSAYVRKVVSEVLRRSPSIEVVGVARDGAEALERVAALRPDVVTCDLNMPVLDGLGFIAAQMARDPVPIVVISIAAGAGEQVLAALDAGAVDFVQKPTALATERLMEMGEELVEKVRAAAGARRRSAVAVAPATTRAVRGAFDIVVVGISTGGPHALKELVPALPSDCPVPIAIVMHMPPGYIDMYARRLNELSALRVVEAAEDMPVELGTVFIAPAGRHLTFRRTAAEVRVHLDVLPLDTPHRPSVDALFQSAADVYGSRVLGVVMTGMGSDGREGAAWIKARGGSILTQNEESCVVYGMPRSVVEAGLSDMEPSLDKMAQAIMERV, encoded by the coding sequence GTGTCTGAGGTAATTCGGGTTCTGGTCGTCGATGACTCCGCTTATGTCCGGAAGGTCGTATCGGAGGTGCTGCGCCGCAGCCCGTCGATCGAGGTGGTGGGTGTGGCGCGGGATGGCGCCGAGGCGCTGGAGCGCGTGGCGGCGCTCCGTCCCGATGTGGTCACCTGCGACCTGAACATGCCGGTGCTCGACGGGCTCGGGTTCATCGCGGCGCAGATGGCGCGCGATCCCGTGCCGATCGTCGTGATCAGCATCGCGGCGGGCGCCGGCGAGCAGGTACTGGCCGCGCTCGACGCCGGCGCCGTCGATTTCGTGCAGAAGCCGACGGCGCTCGCCACCGAGCGGCTGATGGAGATGGGCGAGGAGCTGGTAGAGAAGGTGCGCGCCGCGGCCGGCGCGCGCCGGCGGTCGGCGGTGGCGGTGGCGCCCGCCACGACCCGGGCGGTGCGCGGCGCATTCGACATCGTCGTCGTCGGGATCTCGACCGGCGGGCCGCACGCGCTCAAAGAGCTGGTGCCGGCGCTGCCGTCCGACTGCCCGGTGCCGATCGCCATCGTGATGCACATGCCCCCCGGCTACATCGACATGTACGCCCGCCGCCTCAACGAGTTGTCGGCGCTGCGGGTGGTCGAGGCGGCGGAAGACATGCCGGTCGAGCTGGGCACCGTGTTCATCGCGCCGGCGGGCCGACACCTGACGTTCCGGCGCACCGCTGCCGAGGTGCGGGTCCACCTCGACGTGCTGCCGCTGGACACGCCGCACCGTCCGTCGGTCGACGCCCTGTTCCAGTCGGCGGCCGACGTCTACGGCTCGCGCGTGCTCGGGGTGGTGATGACCGGCATGGGCAGCGACGGCCGCGAAGGCGCAGCGTGGATCAAAGCGCGCGGCGGCAGTATCCTTACTCAGAACGAGGAGAGCTGCGTCGTCTACGGCATGCCGCGCTCGGTGGTCGAGGCCGGACTCAGCGATATGGAGCCTTCGCTCGATAAGATGGCGCAGGCGATCATGGAGCGCGTATGA
- a CDS encoding response regulator: MNGKVLLVDDSGLARRSMRRILEQVGYTVVEAEDGLSALERFALDKPDLVLLDLVMKGMYGLDVLSKLRELDPDARVIVMTADIQTSSREMVQSAGASAFLNKPAAATTVIDVVGRVLRGEESWN; the protein is encoded by the coding sequence ATGAACGGGAAGGTACTGCTCGTCGACGACTCCGGGTTGGCCAGACGAAGCATGCGCCGCATACTCGAACAGGTGGGCTACACGGTCGTCGAAGCGGAAGACGGGCTGTCGGCGCTCGAGCGCTTCGCCCTCGACAAGCCGGATCTCGTGCTGCTCGATCTGGTGATGAAGGGGATGTACGGCCTCGACGTGCTGTCGAAACTGCGCGAACTCGACCCGGACGCGCGGGTGATCGTGATGACGGCGGACATCCAGACGTCGTCGCGCGAGATGGTGCAGTCGGCCGGTGCGTCGGCGTTCCTGAACAAGCCGGCCGCCGCCACCACCGTCATCGACGTCGTTGGCCGCGTGCTGAGAGGAGAAGAAAGTTGGAACTGA
- a CDS encoding response regulator, protein MERTLVVDDSPTIRRMVMASLREVCLGGFLEAASGLEACEKLALSPVSLIVLDLNMPDMHGLELLAFVRRHPALKSLPVIVLTTRADQESRGAAAAAGASLYLTKPFTPQHLAEQARGLLEAKP, encoded by the coding sequence ATGGAACGCACCCTCGTTGTCGACGACTCCCCGACCATCCGCCGCATGGTCATGGCGTCCCTGCGTGAGGTATGCCTGGGCGGCTTCCTCGAAGCGGCCAGCGGTCTGGAAGCGTGCGAGAAGCTCGCGCTCAGCCCGGTCTCGCTGATCGTGCTCGACCTGAACATGCCGGACATGCACGGCCTGGAGCTGCTGGCGTTCGTCCGCCGTCATCCCGCGCTGAAGTCGCTGCCGGTGATCGTGCTGACGACGCGCGCCGATCAGGAGAGCCGCGGCGCCGCGGCCGCGGCGGGCGCGTCGCTCTATCTCACCAAGCCGTTCACGCCGCAGCACCTCGCCGAACAGGCGCGCGGGCTGCTCGAGGCCAAGCCATGA
- a CDS encoding CheR family methyltransferase: MIGRQASQAEGLGLSKSALPLLADLLRERLGVSYEPARFDMLADRLASLVLDRGFDSFLDYYYLLKYDEHAADEWRRVTDALSVPETYFWREVDQLRAVVDEIVPRLASRGGVVRLWTVPCATGEEPLTLAMMLEERGWFARAPIEIHASDASPAAVDRARSGRFRERAFRSLPPELRARYFRAQGDAWVVDPALHARVTSWSVVNLMCEGDVLPRARVPVILCRNVFIYFSPAAVARVVGLFARAMPPEAYLCLGASESLLKLRTTFDLEEMGGAFVYVKNGQRV, from the coding sequence ATGATCGGGCGACAGGCATCTCAGGCCGAGGGACTCGGACTCTCGAAGAGCGCGCTGCCGCTGCTCGCCGATCTCCTGCGCGAGCGGCTCGGCGTGTCCTACGAGCCGGCGCGGTTCGACATGCTCGCCGACCGGCTCGCGTCGCTGGTCCTCGACCGCGGGTTCGACTCGTTCCTCGACTACTACTACCTGCTCAAGTACGACGAGCACGCCGCCGACGAGTGGCGCCGGGTCACCGATGCCTTGTCGGTGCCCGAGACCTACTTCTGGCGTGAGGTCGACCAGTTGCGCGCGGTCGTCGACGAGATCGTGCCGCGGCTGGCGTCGCGCGGCGGCGTCGTGCGGCTGTGGACGGTCCCGTGCGCGACCGGCGAGGAGCCGCTGACGCTGGCGATGATGCTCGAGGAGCGCGGCTGGTTCGCTCGCGCGCCGATCGAGATCCACGCGAGCGACGCGAGCCCGGCGGCGGTCGACCGGGCGCGGAGCGGGCGGTTTCGCGAGCGCGCGTTCCGCAGCCTGCCGCCCGAGCTGCGGGCCAGGTACTTCCGAGCTCAGGGTGACGCCTGGGTCGTCGATCCGGCGCTGCACGCGCGCGTCACGTCGTGGAGCGTGGTCAACTTGATGTGCGAGGGAGACGTCCTGCCGCGCGCCCGCGTGCCGGTCATCCTGTGCCGCAACGTCTTCATCTATTTTTCGCCGGCCGCCGTCGCGCGGGTGGTGGGATTGTTCGCGCGGGCGATGCCGCCCGAAGCGTACCTGTGCCTCGGCGCGTCGGAATCGCTGCTCAAGCTGCGTACGACGTTCGATCTCGAGGAGATGGGCGGCGCTTTCGTCTACGTAAAGAATGGACAACGTGTCTGA
- a CDS encoding chemotaxis protein CheA, with protein MNDDRDTFAAEFMDDYYAECSEHLANVRRLLLQFDAVETAQPAPPHVIDELFRSFHSIKGVSGMVSLREAEALAHHMEDLLRALRRGETSLTAEGVDAIAAGVDLLERVIAARREARPLPAIDAAVQRLERVLQEPRDAGKPAGSPSALPDEPAWRITFTPSPALLERGINVDRVRERLREHGAITSATPRVAGGAIAFEFLFTGALDAATAAAWREDGLGIEPLEAREAVPVEAIEAAAQAGPSHVVRVDLTRLDELMRMIGELVISRARLESALAAVERHVPPVEWRAVQENAQTIERQLRDLREGVMRVRLVPVGELLRRVPFVVRDLTRESGKRVRLDLRGQGTEIDKFLIERMLDPVLHLVRNAVSHAFETADERIAAGKSPEGTLTLAASSLGDLVILEVADDGRGIDEPAVVARARAIGLDVPDPPLDRARLLELICAPGFSTRDETDRASGRGVGMAVVKTTVEDLNGHISLETSREGTRFVIELPLTLAITDALIAHVGDRMFAVPQTGVREVIAIDPASLRRVDRYEVAPFRGGSLPIVRLSDLFGVESRAVGLHAFVIGAGAEAVGVAVDRISGQREIVVRGMDDSLIRVAGVTGATDLGDGRAVLILDLAGLLRQRGARIARGLEAAS; from the coding sequence ATGAACGACGACCGTGACACGTTCGCCGCCGAGTTCATGGACGACTATTACGCCGAGTGCTCGGAGCACCTGGCGAACGTCAGGCGGCTGCTGCTGCAGTTCGACGCCGTCGAGACGGCCCAGCCCGCGCCGCCGCACGTCATCGACGAACTCTTTCGCAGCTTCCACTCGATCAAGGGCGTGTCGGGGATGGTGAGCCTGCGGGAGGCCGAGGCGCTGGCCCATCACATGGAGGATCTGCTGCGCGCGCTGCGCCGCGGCGAGACGAGCCTGACGGCCGAGGGAGTCGATGCGATCGCGGCCGGCGTCGATCTACTGGAACGGGTGATCGCGGCGCGGCGCGAAGCGCGGCCGCTGCCCGCGATCGACGCGGCGGTGCAGCGGCTCGAGCGCGTCTTACAGGAGCCCCGGGACGCAGGGAAGCCGGCAGGTTCGCCGTCGGCATTGCCCGACGAGCCAGCGTGGCGCATCACCTTCACCCCCTCGCCCGCGCTGCTCGAGCGCGGCATCAACGTCGATCGTGTGCGCGAACGGCTGCGCGAGCACGGCGCAATCACGAGCGCGACGCCGCGCGTGGCCGGCGGGGCGATTGCCTTCGAATTCCTGTTCACGGGCGCACTCGACGCGGCGACTGCTGCGGCCTGGCGCGAGGACGGCCTCGGCATCGAGCCGCTGGAGGCGCGCGAGGCCGTCCCGGTGGAGGCGATCGAAGCCGCGGCGCAGGCCGGTCCGTCGCACGTGGTCCGCGTCGACCTGACGCGCCTCGACGAGCTAATGCGGATGATCGGCGAGCTGGTGATCAGCCGCGCCCGTCTCGAGTCGGCGCTCGCGGCCGTCGAGCGGCACGTGCCGCCCGTCGAGTGGCGGGCGGTGCAGGAGAACGCGCAGACGATCGAGCGCCAGCTGCGGGATCTGCGCGAAGGGGTGATGCGCGTCCGCCTCGTACCGGTCGGCGAGCTGCTCCGCCGCGTGCCGTTCGTCGTCCGCGATCTGACGCGCGAGAGCGGCAAGCGGGTCCGGCTGGATCTGCGCGGGCAGGGCACCGAGATCGACAAGTTCCTGATCGAACGGATGCTGGATCCGGTGCTGCACCTGGTCCGCAACGCGGTCAGCCACGCGTTCGAGACGGCCGACGAGCGGATCGCCGCCGGCAAGAGCCCCGAGGGGACATTGACGCTGGCGGCGTCGAGCCTCGGCGATCTCGTGATCCTCGAAGTGGCGGACGACGGGCGGGGGATTGACGAACCGGCGGTGGTGGCGCGGGCACGGGCGATCGGGCTCGACGTCCCGGATCCGCCGCTCGACCGGGCGCGGCTGCTCGAGCTGATTTGCGCGCCCGGGTTCTCGACCCGCGACGAGACCGATCGCGCGAGCGGCCGCGGCGTCGGCATGGCGGTGGTCAAGACCACCGTCGAGGATCTGAACGGGCACATCTCGCTCGAGACGAGCCGCGAAGGCACGCGGTTCGTCATCGAGCTGCCGTTGACGCTGGCGATCACCGACGCGTTAATCGCGCACGTCGGCGACCGGATGTTTGCGGTGCCGCAGACGGGCGTACGCGAGGTGATCGCGATCGACCCGGCGTCGCTGCGGCGCGTCGACCGCTACGAGGTCGCGCCTTTCCGCGGCGGCTCGCTGCCGATCGTGCGGCTGAGCGATCTGTTCGGCGTCGAATCGCGGGCCGTCGGGCTGCATGCCTTCGTGATCGGCGCCGGCGCCGAGGCGGTCGGTGTCGCGGTCGACCGGATCAGCGGCCAGCGCGAGATCGTGGTCCGCGGCATGGACGATTCGCTGATCCGGGTGGCTGGCGTGACCGGGGCGACCGATCTCGGGGACGGCCGCGCCGTGCTGATCCTCGACCTCGCCGGACTGCTCCGGCAGCGTGGTGCGCGGATCGCGCGCGGGCTGGAGGCGGCGTCATGA
- a CDS encoding GGDEF domain-containing protein, with protein MLPVHGSNGERPPTAELRDWIGRSLRLSSTDSAELLQRVEDVVARQRALVEESKHDAIRALSEGFAAKMERLQREISDKDVTVSNIARYFEDVVADLTEKSHRDPKTKLLNFDWFMERVEGYLAVEQRVRWCGVGVVDINSFKSYNDTLGHAVGDRIIEGVARILADQIRSEDFLAVERDMKARDLHARFGGDEFCFLIPDLPGCIQAIDIASRFKTAVEKHDWSNEDHGLVARPVQVDVGVVCLRLGAVHERRGVARRLAAELIQRADALMYDAKGRKSAHVHCTAVALSNGQLVDVPESEALAS; from the coding sequence ATGCTCCCGGTCCATGGATCCAACGGCGAACGTCCCCCCACAGCTGAGCTGCGCGACTGGATCGGCCGGTCGCTGCGCCTCTCGTCTACCGACTCGGCAGAGCTGCTGCAGCGGGTCGAAGACGTCGTCGCCCGCCAGCGCGCCCTCGTCGAGGAATCGAAACACGACGCGATTCGCGCCCTGTCGGAGGGGTTCGCGGCGAAGATGGAGCGGCTGCAGCGCGAGATCAGCGACAAGGACGTCACCGTCAGCAACATCGCCCGCTATTTCGAGGATGTGGTCGCCGACCTCACCGAAAAGTCACACCGCGATCCGAAGACGAAGCTGCTGAATTTCGACTGGTTCATGGAGCGCGTCGAGGGCTACCTGGCGGTGGAGCAGCGCGTCCGCTGGTGCGGCGTCGGTGTCGTCGACATCAACAGCTTCAAGTCCTACAACGACACGCTCGGGCATGCCGTCGGCGACCGGATCATCGAGGGAGTCGCGCGCATCCTCGCGGATCAGATTCGCTCGGAGGACTTCCTCGCCGTGGAGCGCGACATGAAGGCTCGCGACCTGCATGCCCGCTTCGGCGGCGACGAGTTCTGCTTCCTGATTCCGGACCTGCCGGGCTGCATCCAGGCGATCGACATCGCCAGCCGCTTCAAGACGGCGGTGGAGAAACACGACTGGTCGAATGAGGATCACGGCCTCGTCGCGCGGCCGGTTCAGGTCGACGTCGGGGTCGTCTGCCTGCGGCTGGGCGCCGTGCACGAGCGGCGCGGCGTCGCCCGCAGGCTCGCCGCCGAGCTGATCCAGCGTGCCGACGCGCTCATGTACGACGCCAAGGGACGCAAGTCCGCCCACGTACACTGCACCGCGGTCGCGCTGTCGAATGGCCAGCTGGTCGATGTTCCCGAGAGCGAAGCGCTGGCGTCCTGA
- a CDS encoding chemotaxis protein CheW has product MSGSGLEHFILFTVAGTTYALRSRDVAHVEMLERVTAVPNAAAFVDGVVFSRGQVVPAVNLRARFGFERAAYDVSTRLVVAQNADRNVGLVVDAAREFVSFDHTLIQPPGSALTGLNARYLEGIANVGDRLILVLDITQVLTFDDPVLAAHV; this is encoded by the coding sequence ATGAGCGGCAGCGGGCTCGAACACTTCATCCTGTTCACCGTGGCGGGTACCACCTACGCGCTGCGCAGCCGCGACGTCGCGCACGTCGAGATGCTCGAGCGGGTCACCGCGGTGCCCAACGCTGCCGCGTTCGTCGACGGCGTCGTCTTCTCGCGCGGCCAGGTGGTGCCGGCGGTCAACCTGCGGGCGCGGTTCGGCTTCGAGCGGGCCGCCTACGACGTCTCGACGCGGCTGGTCGTGGCGCAGAACGCGGACCGCAACGTCGGCCTGGTGGTCGACGCGGCGCGTGAATTCGTCTCGTTCGACCACACGCTGATCCAGCCGCCCGGGTCGGCGCTCACCGGGCTCAATGCCCGTTACCTCGAGGGGATCGCCAACGTCGGCGACCGACTGATTCTGGTTCTCGACATCACGCAGGTCCTGACCTTCGACGATCCGGTCCTTGCGGCGCACGTCTAA
- a CDS encoding HEAT repeat domain-containing protein — MSRVGILTVDRALVVRGWDAWLAESSGIPAAAALGRLLAEVVPDLESRGLLARFGEVLDTGEVLVLAPAFHRYLVPCAPAQPSPHFDRMQQRVTLAPLQDGDRITGVMAAIEDVTARMDRERTLAGLLRSDDWQARTAAIADLSQHSDPDLAGTLLETLRLEHRDFNVLSSVLKLLAASNNDVTAPLVALLGEPDIDLRIQAALALGEQQTPEAIDALSRAVDDPDPNVRFHAVESLGRLRAADAVETLARLAAGDDFFLVFPAVDALARIGDVRAVPALVPLLDRPMIAEPVAEALGETGGAEVVRPLVGLLNRGGPAAAVARALARLHERYERDYGGGALIVAEFQALVDAAGTARMLDAIASCDGADLRPIVTVLGWLKGEAVHRALARLLGHAEVRGDAIDAIVRQDAGVVDILIDEVDSSDPDTALAAIVALGRLGNRRAAPRIAAALGRSPAVAVAAAAALSRIGDPSSHDALLPLLAHADAAVRQGAVGALNSIGHPDLAARVLELLVSDNATLRESGVRIAGYFGYAEAVEPLLRCASDPVERVRRAAVEHLAFLDSPQALAALASALHDGSAAVRAAAAQGLAHTSRESAEAPLLAASADPDTWVRYHAVRALGELGAGAARLAAVAESDPAMHVRIAALESLGAIDDDESAATLRVHASSANPDLAVAAVRSLGRSADPRAAAELRAALRRPDPAVRLAAVTAYRRATTADAVAALQWTAAADGDDGVAAGAVEAMRAMAVRSGDVGAAAVAGLLASTVEPRVREAAIAALARLPETRVADVVRGLDATQPSLRTAAVAALGRMRRPEASAAIRAALDDGDAAVREAAVFALARLGVRGVGLKLAMMAREDPSRAVRRAAAAAEGSR, encoded by the coding sequence TTGAGCCGAGTCGGCATCCTGACCGTCGATCGGGCGCTGGTCGTCCGCGGCTGGGACGCGTGGCTGGCCGAAAGCTCCGGCATTCCGGCCGCGGCGGCGCTCGGCCGGCTGCTCGCCGAGGTGGTGCCCGACCTCGAGTCGCGCGGCCTGCTTGCTCGCTTCGGCGAGGTGCTCGACACCGGCGAGGTGCTGGTACTGGCGCCGGCCTTCCATCGTTACCTGGTGCCGTGCGCGCCGGCGCAGCCGTCGCCGCACTTCGATCGGATGCAGCAGCGCGTGACGCTGGCCCCGCTCCAGGACGGCGATCGGATCACCGGGGTGATGGCGGCGATCGAGGACGTCACCGCACGGATGGACCGCGAGCGGACACTGGCCGGGCTGCTGCGCTCCGACGACTGGCAGGCGCGCACGGCCGCCATCGCCGACCTCTCGCAGCACAGCGATCCCGATCTGGCGGGTACGCTGCTGGAAACGCTGCGGCTCGAGCATCGCGACTTCAACGTCCTGAGCAGCGTGCTGAAGCTGCTCGCCGCTTCGAACAACGACGTCACCGCGCCGCTCGTCGCGCTGCTCGGCGAGCCCGACATCGACCTGCGAATCCAGGCCGCGTTGGCGCTCGGCGAGCAGCAGACGCCGGAGGCAATCGACGCGCTCAGCCGCGCCGTCGACGATCCCGATCCCAACGTGCGGTTCCACGCCGTGGAGTCGCTCGGGCGGCTGCGGGCGGCCGATGCCGTCGAGACCCTGGCCCGCCTCGCCGCCGGCGACGACTTCTTCCTGGTCTTCCCCGCCGTCGACGCGCTGGCGCGCATCGGCGACGTCCGCGCGGTGCCGGCGCTGGTGCCGCTGCTCGACCGGCCGATGATCGCCGAGCCGGTGGCGGAAGCCCTCGGCGAGACCGGGGGGGCCGAGGTCGTGCGGCCGCTGGTCGGGCTGCTGAATCGCGGCGGCCCCGCGGCGGCGGTGGCGCGCGCCCTCGCCCGGTTGCACGAGCGTTACGAGCGGGACTACGGCGGCGGGGCGTTGATCGTCGCCGAGTTCCAGGCGCTGGTCGATGCCGCCGGCACGGCGCGGATGCTCGACGCGATCGCGTCCTGCGACGGCGCCGACCTGAGGCCGATCGTCACGGTGCTCGGCTGGCTGAAAGGGGAGGCGGTGCACCGGGCGCTGGCGCGGCTGCTCGGCCACGCCGAAGTGCGCGGCGACGCGATCGACGCGATCGTACGCCAGGACGCCGGCGTCGTCGACATCCTGATCGACGAAGTCGATTCGAGCGATCCGGATACGGCGCTGGCGGCGATCGTGGCGCTCGGCCGGCTCGGCAACCGGCGGGCGGCGCCACGGATCGCCGCGGCGCTCGGCCGCTCGCCGGCGGTCGCCGTCGCGGCCGCCGCGGCGCTGTCGCGCATCGGCGATCCGTCGTCGCACGACGCCCTGCTGCCGCTGCTCGCGCACGCCGATGCGGCCGTCCGCCAGGGCGCGGTCGGCGCGCTCAACTCGATCGGCCATCCCGATCTCGCCGCCCGCGTCCTCGAGCTGCTCGTCTCCGACAATGCGACGCTGCGGGAATCGGGCGTCCGGATCGCCGGCTACTTCGGGTATGCCGAGGCGGTCGAGCCGCTGCTCCGCTGCGCCTCGGATCCGGTGGAGCGGGTGCGGCGCGCGGCCGTCGAGCATCTGGCGTTCCTCGACTCGCCGCAGGCACTGGCGGCGCTCGCGTCGGCGCTGCACGACGGGTCGGCCGCGGTCCGCGCCGCGGCAGCGCAGGGGCTGGCGCACACGTCGCGCGAGTCGGCCGAAGCGCCACTGCTCGCCGCGTCGGCCGATCCCGACACCTGGGTCCGCTACCATGCGGTGCGCGCGCTCGGCGAGCTCGGTGCCGGAGCGGCACGCCTGGCCGCGGTCGCCGAGAGCGATCCCGCCATGCACGTGCGCATCGCGGCACTCGAATCGCTGGGCGCGATCGACGACGACGAGAGCGCCGCGACCCTGCGCGTGCACGCATCGAGCGCCAACCCGGATCTGGCCGTCGCGGCCGTCCGTTCGCTCGGCCGCTCGGCCGATCCGCGCGCGGCGGCGGAATTGCGGGCGGCGCTGCGGCGCCCCGACCCGGCAGTCCGGCTGGCCGCGGTCACCGCCTACCGCCGCGCGACTACCGCCGACGCCGTCGCCGCGCTGCAGTGGACGGCGGCGGCCGATGGCGACGACGGCGTGGCGGCCGGCGCCGTCGAGGCGATGAGGGCGATGGCGGTGCGGAGCGGCGACGTCGGCGCCGCGGCGGTTGCGGGCCTGTTGGCCTCGACCGTCGAGCCGCGGGTGCGCGAAGCGGCGATCGCCGCGCTCGCGCGGCTTCCCGAGACGCGCGTCGCCGACGTGGTGCGCGGGCTCGACGCGACGCAGCCCTCGCTCCGCACGGCGGCGGTCGCGGCGCTCGGCCGCATGCGGAGGCCGGAGGCGTCGGCCGCCATCCGTGCCGCGCTCGACGACGGCGACGCCGCCGTCCGCGAGGCCGCGGTGTTCGCGCTCGCACGGCTCGGTGTTCGCGGCGTCGGCCTCAAGCTGGCGATGATGGCCCGCGAGGATCCCTCGCGCGCGGTGCGCCGCGCCGCGGCGGCGGCCGAAGGGTCTCGATGA
- a CDS encoding methyl-accepting chemotaxis protein: MAIRKVNGRATHLAPQFDTHLVLAQVEQVTATAGTLARISEQVSEGAGEQIRALERSLGSMNEAAVSLKDTAGQAESIAVSAEQLVSSVNEMAASIEQVAASGGSLSTAVAQVAASSQQTATSIQHVSETAQEMAAQSQQLTASIGAMAAGVKSITRDSETLTSSVNETGAAIEQMAGSIRGVSANADDLATAAEETSSSINEMAASIEEVGAMTERLATSVDDTAASIEEMSRSVQSVAQNGVHISDAARDAAVSANQMERSIVSVSTIARSADDVARRVSREAEDGGATLQRSIQGMSRMRESMAQSAAVMREMGKRTGDITSIVDTINLIAERTNLLSLNASIEAARAGDAGRGFAVVAEEIRNLADRSARATADIAGIIRGLQQIAQEAVSSSNDGLRIADESSGLAESGAAALRKILAGVGETAGLVGQIAGATAEQRTAGQNVVHAISATTEQVRLIAASTGEHATVAASIVKGTAQMRTISQEVAKAISEQGRAARDIIKASSSTAKLAAQVRKATAEQAKGAAQIVQSNDAMRRSAAATTRTAVQQALSADETTKAAETLSRMSAQVSASVGEQRNAAAEIAKAVGSMRSEADQTAKALKEQGRAMRDMGGAAANTARQIKAITQANRTHSQKVADVVEDVAAVRRIAERNAGGVNETRSGTADLLRNAQSLTTMIGSLANKPH; the protein is encoded by the coding sequence ATGGCGATTCGAAAAGTGAACGGGCGCGCGACCCACCTGGCGCCGCAGTTCGACACGCATCTGGTGCTGGCGCAGGTCGAGCAGGTGACGGCCACCGCCGGGACGCTGGCCCGCATCAGCGAGCAGGTCTCCGAGGGAGCCGGCGAACAGATTCGCGCCCTCGAGCGATCGCTGGGCTCGATGAACGAGGCCGCCGTCTCGCTGAAGGACACCGCCGGACAGGCCGAGAGCATCGCCGTCTCGGCCGAGCAGCTCGTCTCGTCGGTCAACGAGATGGCGGCGTCGATCGAGCAGGTCGCCGCCAGCGGCGGCAGTCTGTCGACCGCCGTCGCGCAGGTCGCCGCCTCGTCGCAGCAGACCGCCACCTCGATCCAGCATGTCAGCGAGACTGCGCAGGAGATGGCGGCCCAGTCGCAGCAGCTCACCGCCTCGATCGGTGCGATGGCAGCGGGCGTCAAGAGCATCACCCGCGACTCCGAGACGCTGACCAGCTCGGTGAACGAGACCGGCGCCGCGATCGAGCAGATGGCCGGGTCGATCCGCGGCGTCTCGGCGAACGCCGACGACCTCGCGACCGCGGCCGAGGAGACCTCGTCGTCGATCAACGAGATGGCGGCGTCGATCGAGGAAGTCGGCGCGATGACCGAGCGGCTGGCGACCAGCGTCGACGACACGGCGGCGTCGATCGAGGAGATGTCGCGATCGGTGCAGAGCGTGGCGCAGAACGGCGTGCACATCAGCGACGCGGCGCGCGACGCGGCCGTCAGCGCCAATCAGATGGAGCGGTCGATCGTCTCGGTGTCGACGATTGCGCGATCCGCCGACGACGTGGCGCGCCGCGTCAGCCGCGAGGCCGAGGACGGCGGCGCCACGCTGCAGCGCTCGATCCAGGGCATGTCGCGTATGCGCGAGTCGATGGCGCAGTCGGCGGCGGTGATGCGCGAGATGGGCAAGCGGACCGGCGACATCACCTCGATCGTCGATACCATCAACCTGATCGCCGAGCGAACCAACCTGCTGTCGCTGAACGCGTCGATCGAAGCGGCGCGGGCCGGCGACGCCGGACGCGGCTTCGCCGTGGTCGCCGAAGAGATCCGCAACCTGGCCGATCGCTCGGCGCGGGCCACCGCCGACATCGCCGGCATCATCCGCGGCCTGCAGCAGATCGCGCAGGAGGCGGTCAGCTCGTCGAACGACGGGCTCCGCATCGCCGACGAGAGCAGCGGCCTGGCCGAATCGGGGGCCGCGGCGCTGCGGAAGATCCTCGCAGGGGTTGGCGAGACCGCCGGCCTGGTGGGACAGATCGCCGGCGCCACCGCCGAGCAGCGCACGGCCGGACAGAACGTCGTGCACGCCATCAGCGCGACGACCGAGCAGGTGCGGCTGATTGCCGCGTCGACGGGCGAGCACGCGACCGTGGCCGCCAGCATCGTCAAGGGGACCGCGCAGATGCGCACGATATCGCAGGAGGTCGCCAAGGCGATCAGCGAGCAGGGACGCGCCGCCCGCGACATCATCAAGGCCTCGAGCAGCACGGCGAAGCTCGCCGCGCAGGTCCGCAAGGCGACCGCCGAACAGGCGAAGGGCGCCGCGCAAATCGTCCAGTCGAACGACGCGATGCGGCGGAGCGCCGCCGCCACCACCCGGACGGCTGTGCAGCAGGCGCTGTCCGCCGACGAGACCACGAAGGCGGCCGAGACGCTGTCGCGGATGAGCGCCCAGGTGTCGGCCTCGGTCGGCGAGCAGCGCAACGCCGCCGCCGAGATCGCCAAGGCCGTCGGCTCGATGCGCAGCGAGGCGGATCAGACCGCCAAGGCCCTGAAGGAACAGGGCCGCGCGATGCGCGACATGGGGGGCGCCGCCGCCAACACCGCCCGGCAGATCAAGGCGATCACGCAGGCCAACCGCACGCACTCGCAGAAGGTCGCCGACGTCGTGGAGGACGTCGCGGCGGTGCGGCGGATAGCCGAGCGCAACGCCGGCGGCGTCAACGAGACCCGCAGCGGGACAGCCGATCTGCTGCGCAACGCACAATCCCTGACGACCATGATCGGCTCGCTGGCGAACAAGCCCCATTGA